The Flavobacteriales bacterium genome window below encodes:
- a CDS encoding O-acetyl-ADP-ribose deacetylase, with amino-acid sequence MRIRLIKGDITKVEAGAIVNAANTSLLGGGGVDGAIHRAGGPKILEACREIRNRQGGCAVGKAVYTPAGDLNAQVVIHTVGPKWNNDSSNEAEKLASCYRNSLELADSLESRTIAFPNISTGIYRYPKIKAAVIAVETISEFAPIHLTEVVFVCFDDENYRIYESLLADSPNFLR; translated from the coding sequence ATGAGAATCCGACTTATAAAAGGTGATATCACGAAAGTCGAAGCTGGCGCCATTGTAAATGCGGCCAACACCTCCCTGCTTGGCGGTGGCGGGGTTGATGGAGCAATTCACAGAGCAGGCGGGCCTAAAATTCTGGAGGCTTGCAGAGAGATCAGAAACCGACAAGGAGGTTGTGCTGTAGGCAAGGCCGTTTACACTCCAGCTGGTGATTTAAACGCACAAGTTGTAATCCACACCGTAGGTCCAAAATGGAACAACGACTCTTCCAACGAAGCCGAAAAGTTAGCCAGTTGCTATAGGAATTCGTTGGAATTGGCCGATTCTCTAGAGTCACGGACCATTGCGTTTCCGAACATCAGCACGGGCATTTATAGATACCCGAAGATCAAAGCTGCGGTAATTGCGGTGGAAACAATATCTGAGTTCGCCCCAATCCATCTTACAGAAGTAGTTTTTGTATGCTTCGATGATGAGAATTATCGCATCTACGAAAGCCTTTTGGCGGATTCACCTAACTTTCTGCGATAA
- the prs gene encoding ribose-phosphate diphosphokinase, producing MKKHLNLDSQFAPLGSSISFEHFTFSGGEPHIRITEDLAATETVVITTRIRSFNDMGLLLLATDALKRMGIRQLELVLPYFSGARQDRAMNTGEALSVKVYAELINQQHYQKVTILDPHSEVTPALLENVQVVSNESFVKQALAELTDFVIVSPDGGALKKIYNMAKALGGVEVIECSKKRNVATGQLTGFKVYADDLRGQTCVIIDDICDGGGTFLGLAEQLRNHNAGKLILVVTHGIFSNGTEKLKEHFSQIICTDSFRTIEDENITQIKLDTTTLNN from the coding sequence ATGAAAAAGCATCTGAATCTCGACAGCCAATTCGCTCCTCTGGGAAGCTCCATTTCATTCGAGCATTTCACGTTCAGCGGAGGCGAGCCGCACATTCGCATCACCGAAGATCTAGCAGCTACAGAAACAGTAGTAATCACTACTAGAATCCGCAGTTTCAACGATATGGGGCTGTTGCTTTTGGCTACGGATGCGTTGAAAAGAATGGGAATCCGTCAACTGGAACTGGTGTTGCCTTACTTCTCCGGGGCACGTCAAGATCGCGCCATGAATACAGGCGAAGCGCTTTCCGTGAAAGTATATGCCGAACTCATTAATCAACAACATTATCAAAAGGTCACTATCCTCGACCCACATAGCGAGGTAACTCCTGCCCTGTTGGAGAATGTTCAAGTTGTGAGTAATGAGTCATTCGTAAAGCAAGCTTTGGCTGAACTTACTGACTTTGTAATTGTAAGCCCTGATGGTGGAGCGTTGAAGAAGATATACAACATGGCCAAGGCTTTGGGTGGTGTTGAAGTGATCGAATGCAGCAAGAAACGCAACGTGGCAACTGGTCAACTCACGGGTTTCAAAGTTTACGCGGATGATCTGAGAGGTCAGACCTGCGTTATTATCGATGACATCTGCGATGGCGGTGGAACCTTCCTCGGCCTGGCCGAGCAGCTACGCAACCACAATGCAGGGAAATTGATTCTGGTGGTTACTCACGGCATCTTTTCTAATGGAACTGAAAAACTGAAAGAGCACTTCTCTCAGATCATCTGCACCGATTCTTTCCGAACGATAGAAGACGAAAATATCACCCAGATAAAACTTGATACAACAACCTTAAATAACTGA
- a CDS encoding nicotinate phosphoribosyltransferase yields MNSLNMTDGYKVDHRSQYPTGTELVYSNWTPRGTRMPGVEKVALFGLQYFIKKYLIEDFNENFFAKPKEEVVASYRRRITSYLGPDAITYEHVEQLHDLGYLPIEIKALPEGTTVPLRTAMFTVQNTIPEFFWVTNFLETIISCIVWLPCTSATISLEYRKMLNRFAQETGGDLEFVPFQAHDFSFRGMAGMEAALMSGAAHLLNFAGTDTIPAIDFLEKYYRADVDRELVGVSVPATEHSVMCMGTQVDEIGTFQRLITEVYPKGIVSIVSDTWDFWKVLTDYLPTLKTEILNRDGKVVIRPDSGDPVKIVCGDPDAPVGTPEHKGAVEVLYEIFGGTITETGHKLLNEHIGLIYGDSITLERCKAICEQLKAKGFASTNVVFGVGSFTYQYVTRDTFGFAMKATYGKVNGEAREIYKDPKTDDGTKRSARGLLAIHKNELGELEMKDRLDPQEELLGELKPVFRNGQLLIELTLEEIRQNMLRESMVNTEVKAVQ; encoded by the coding sequence ATGAACAGCTTGAATATGACAGACGGCTACAAGGTGGATCACCGAAGCCAATACCCAACAGGTACCGAGCTTGTTTACAGCAACTGGACCCCACGCGGAACACGCATGCCAGGCGTAGAAAAGGTGGCGCTTTTCGGTCTTCAGTACTTCATCAAGAAATACCTGATCGAGGATTTCAATGAGAACTTCTTCGCGAAGCCGAAGGAAGAAGTGGTGGCAAGCTACCGCAGACGCATAACCAGCTACCTCGGACCAGATGCGATAACGTACGAACATGTGGAACAGCTCCATGACCTCGGCTACCTTCCGATTGAAATTAAGGCACTGCCCGAAGGAACAACCGTTCCACTGCGTACGGCCATGTTCACGGTTCAGAATACGATTCCAGAATTCTTTTGGGTGACGAACTTCTTGGAAACGATCATCAGCTGCATTGTCTGGCTGCCTTGCACAAGTGCCACCATCAGCTTGGAATACCGGAAAATGTTGAACCGATTTGCACAGGAAACCGGAGGCGACCTCGAATTCGTCCCATTTCAGGCACACGATTTCAGCTTCCGCGGAATGGCCGGGATGGAAGCGGCATTGATGAGTGGTGCGGCCCATCTACTCAACTTCGCTGGTACAGACACCATTCCTGCCATCGATTTTCTGGAGAAATACTACCGTGCAGATGTGGACAGGGAGCTGGTCGGAGTAAGCGTTCCAGCAACGGAGCACAGCGTTATGTGCATGGGAACGCAGGTGGATGAAATCGGAACTTTCCAGCGACTGATCACGGAAGTCTACCCGAAAGGAATTGTGAGTATTGTAAGCGACACTTGGGATTTCTGGAAGGTGCTGACCGACTACCTGCCAACGCTGAAAACCGAGATTCTGAACCGCGATGGCAAGGTGGTCATCCGACCTGATAGCGGAGATCCGGTGAAAATTGTTTGTGGCGACCCCGATGCGCCTGTAGGCACACCCGAACACAAAGGAGCGGTCGAGGTGCTGTATGAAATTTTCGGTGGAACAATTACCGAGACAGGACACAAACTACTGAATGAGCACATTGGACTGATCTACGGAGACAGCATTACTTTGGAACGTTGCAAAGCCATTTGCGAGCAACTGAAAGCCAAAGGATTTGCAAGCACGAATGTGGTTTTCGGAGTAGGCAGTTTCACCTATCAATACGTAACGAGAGACACCTTCGGGTTTGCCATGAAAGCCACTTACGGAAAGGTAAATGGCGAGGCGCGCGAGATATACAAGGATCCAAAAACCGATGATGGCACCAAGCGTAGCGCACGAGGACTTCTGGCCATTCACAAGAACGAGCTTGGAGAATTGGAAATGAAAGACCGTCTTGATCCACAGGAAGAACTCCTTGGCGAACTGAAACCCGTTTTCCGAAACGGCCAATTGTTGATTGAACTGACCTTGGAAGAAATTCGCCAGAATATGCTTCGAGAGAGCATGGTGAATACTGAAGTCAAGGCAGTACAGTAA
- a CDS encoding NUDIX domain-containing protein, translating to MIKTQNIELAVDAVVFGYSRESGISVLLIKRKYEPFQGMWAIPGGFVNEDESLEDAVKRELLEETGISVQYLEQLYTFGKPERDPRRRIVSVAYYCLVKSSEFRKLAAATDAADAQWFSIKELPELAFDHQTILETAVERLRAKVTYQPIGFELLDKKFPFSDLEHLYASVLDRAIDRRNFKKKFMNLQILDELNEKAEQTGSGRPANLYAFNKQHYDRLLKEGAHLEIRAF from the coding sequence GTGATAAAGACGCAAAATATAGAGTTGGCGGTTGATGCGGTGGTTTTCGGCTACAGTCGGGAGTCTGGCATTTCGGTACTACTAATAAAACGGAAGTATGAACCCTTTCAGGGAATGTGGGCCATTCCAGGTGGATTTGTGAACGAGGACGAGTCGCTGGAGGACGCAGTAAAGCGCGAATTGCTGGAAGAAACGGGCATCAGTGTTCAGTACTTGGAGCAGCTTTACACGTTTGGCAAACCCGAGCGTGACCCGCGCAGACGCATCGTTTCGGTGGCGTATTACTGTTTGGTGAAATCATCTGAGTTTCGAAAACTTGCTGCTGCCACCGATGCCGCTGATGCCCAATGGTTCAGCATCAAGGAACTGCCAGAACTTGCTTTCGATCATCAAACAATTTTGGAAACGGCCGTTGAGCGATTACGAGCTAAAGTGACCTACCAGCCAATCGGTTTCGAATTGCTAGACAAGAAATTTCCATTCTCGGACCTCGAACATCTCTACGCTTCTGTTCTCGACCGTGCCATTGATCGAAGGAACTTCAAGAAGAAATTCATGAACCTTCAAATATTAGATGAACTGAATGAGAAAGCAGAACAAACCGGCTCTGGCCGACCTGCTAATCTCTACGCATTCAACAAACAGCATTACGACCGTTTGCTAAAGGAAGGTGCGCACTTGGAAATCCGGGCTTTTTAA
- a CDS encoding AAA family ATPase, whose protein sequence is MEKTDSSLLIIKEEYLEEFKEEVTGYLKTVGWVADVNKTKSDIDLSFLIQAGKALNLNETDELSIIRNAVRISNDRVILSTTSSVILNALKKGYCLGKYVGDQYSRACGLELLIQKNKDGSLHQSELPEFHDKSQTQAAVVLMVASSYVQFALRDHLADETSSINIDFNGIPEVNLNRPSKAIQCSLYYYAAYLERSGVVNGDLDFLKITELYFQRLSEEVKLRKDGFKYVEPFIENHYKLEKTDFVVQGFETMSTSVTVGMSFNPTRMEDIVANKQAKHLFQRYAERLLCYDLETKRNPLNELGGLPNVTMADGKPGTGKSMLIAATATLLKERCDLLGYDFLFWPLPENIVSTYQGGTAERAMEWFKPIQDPTKIIFAPIDDAENNLEERTRQGVSAGVREFIGVFLRNTEGAYAVNYGNRLISLFTNIPDQIDKAVLSRIQMRVKMDGAGTDRDFIDQDYLWWRKYEKLEQGFVNSPPPKGYEYMAAQKRPESLNELLHHNYEFTNEDVKAIFDETMANAGSTSHDFFGDLYAAIQRKYPFFSSRDLRNIQKAVDARVIDFDLPEIWWEKPEDFFLKDYDTKVEMLKVLMKENLKGSNFSQLRLYEALNYIETSIRINETGINREIKEAAKRLYIQGEAREMASKGQIHD, encoded by the coding sequence ATGGAGAAAACAGACTCATCCTTACTGATCATTAAAGAAGAATACCTTGAAGAGTTCAAGGAGGAAGTAACCGGTTATTTGAAAACCGTTGGTTGGGTGGCCGATGTCAATAAGACCAAAAGCGATATCGATCTTTCCTTTCTCATTCAGGCTGGTAAAGCTCTGAACCTGAACGAGACGGATGAACTTTCCATCATCCGCAACGCGGTTCGCATCAGCAACGACCGCGTCATTCTTTCCACTACGTCAAGCGTCATCCTCAATGCCCTGAAAAAGGGCTATTGTCTTGGAAAATATGTGGGCGATCAGTACAGCCGTGCCTGTGGTTTGGAACTTCTCATCCAAAAGAACAAGGACGGAAGTTTGCATCAGTCCGAACTGCCCGAATTTCACGATAAGTCGCAGACACAGGCGGCCGTGGTGTTGATGGTCGCTTCGAGTTACGTGCAATTTGCGCTTCGCGATCATCTGGCCGATGAAACGTCTTCCATCAACATCGATTTCAACGGAATTCCGGAAGTGAACCTGAACCGTCCGTCAAAGGCCATTCAGTGTTCGTTGTATTACTACGCGGCCTACCTCGAACGTTCGGGTGTGGTGAACGGTGATCTGGACTTCCTCAAGATCACCGAACTCTATTTCCAGCGATTGAGCGAAGAGGTGAAACTTCGCAAAGACGGCTTCAAATACGTGGAGCCGTTCATAGAGAACCATTACAAATTGGAAAAGACCGATTTTGTGGTTCAAGGCTTCGAAACCATGTCAACAAGTGTGACGGTCGGCATGAGTTTCAACCCCACGCGGATGGAAGACATTGTGGCCAACAAGCAGGCCAAGCACCTTTTTCAGCGTTATGCCGAACGTCTTCTCTGCTACGATCTGGAAACCAAGCGGAATCCGTTGAACGAGTTGGGCGGACTGCCGAATGTGACCATGGCAGACGGTAAACCCGGAACGGGAAAAAGTATGCTTATTGCAGCCACCGCAACGTTGCTCAAGGAACGCTGCGACCTGCTCGGGTACGACTTCCTTTTCTGGCCGCTGCCAGAGAATATCGTTTCCACTTACCAAGGCGGAACGGCCGAGCGGGCCATGGAGTGGTTCAAACCCATTCAAGACCCAACCAAGATCATTTTTGCGCCCATTGATGATGCGGAGAACAACTTGGAGGAACGTACCCGCCAAGGCGTTTCGGCCGGGGTCCGTGAGTTCATTGGCGTGTTCCTGAGAAATACCGAAGGAGCTTATGCGGTGAACTATGGCAACCGTCTCATCAGCCTGTTCACCAACATTCCCGATCAGATTGATAAAGCGGTGCTTTCCCGCATTCAGATGCGTGTAAAAATGGATGGTGCCGGAACAGACAGAGACTTTATTGATCAGGATTACCTGTGGTGGCGGAAGTACGAGAAACTTGAACAAGGCTTCGTCAACTCGCCTCCGCCAAAAGGCTACGAATACATGGCCGCTCAGAAGCGACCTGAATCGCTGAATGAACTGCTGCATCACAATTATGAGTTTACCAATGAGGATGTAAAGGCCATTTTTGATGAGACGATGGCCAACGCAGGTTCCACTTCGCACGATTTCTTCGGTGATCTCTATGCCGCCATCCAACGGAAATATCCATTCTTCTCATCTCGCGATCTACGAAACATTCAGAAAGCCGTGGATGCGCGTGTGATCGATTTCGATCTTCCCGAAATATGGTGGGAGAAACCGGAGGATTTCTTCCTGAAGGATTACGACACCAAGGTGGAAATGCTAAAGGTGCTGATGAAGGAAAACCTGAAGGGCTCCAATTTCTCGCAACTTCGGTTGTACGAGGCGTTGAATTACATCGAAACATCCATCCGCATCAACGAAACGGGCATCAACCGTGAGATAAAGGAAGCGGCCAAGCGACTGTACATACAGGGCGAGGCGCGCGAAATGGCAAGCAAAGGTCAGATCCATGATTAG